One Vallitalea pronyensis genomic region harbors:
- a CDS encoding aldehyde dehydrogenase family protein: MSDAKSMVRALIARAKAAQEIAEGYSQKQVDALVTAIAWDMVNVDNAKAVATLAIEESHLGNYEGKYGKLMKKVRGALRDMKDCKSVGVIERVPEKGLIKFAKPVGVIGALVPCTNPEATPVIKAMNAIKGRNAIVFAPHPRTKKTNKLIVDMMRATLKKHGAPEDLIVTIEEPSLDSSNELMKQCDLVVATGGAGMVKSAYSSGTPAYGVGAGNAVIIVDETADIKDAAHKIKLSKTFDFATSCSAENALVIVESVYDDLVAHLQAEGGHLATSEEKTKLQSAMWEDGHLSRHIVAQPAGKIADLAGINIGEKEVFIMVEEDGVGPDYPFSGEKMSVVVTLYKVKDFDAAVAKVNDITGYQGAGHSCGIHTTDQDRVETLGNKVKVSRIMVRQPQCYANSGNWDNGMPFTLTLGCGTWGGNVSSENITWKQFINVTWVSEPIKEVIPSDEELFGDLAK; encoded by the coding sequence ATGTCAGATGCAAAGTCCATGGTAAGGGCATTAATTGCACGTGCTAAGGCAGCACAAGAAATAGCGGAAGGTTACAGCCAAAAGCAAGTGGATGCGTTAGTGACGGCAATTGCTTGGGATATGGTAAACGTCGACAATGCGAAGGCGGTTGCAACACTTGCAATAGAAGAGTCTCATCTGGGTAATTATGAAGGCAAATATGGTAAGTTAATGAAAAAAGTGCGAGGTGCACTACGGGATATGAAAGACTGTAAGTCCGTTGGTGTCATTGAGCGGGTTCCAGAAAAAGGATTGATTAAGTTTGCAAAACCCGTAGGTGTCATTGGTGCATTAGTACCTTGTACTAATCCAGAAGCGACACCTGTGATTAAAGCTATGAATGCCATTAAGGGGCGTAATGCCATTGTATTTGCACCACACCCACGTACGAAGAAAACCAATAAACTCATTGTAGATATGATGCGGGCAACCCTTAAGAAACATGGAGCACCGGAAGATTTGATTGTGACCATTGAAGAGCCCTCCCTTGATTCAAGTAATGAATTAATGAAGCAATGTGACCTTGTTGTGGCGACAGGTGGTGCTGGCATGGTGAAGTCAGCTTATTCATCAGGCACGCCAGCATACGGGGTTGGAGCTGGTAATGCGGTCATTATTGTTGATGAAACGGCTGATATAAAAGATGCGGCACATAAGATTAAATTAAGTAAAACATTCGATTTTGCAACAAGTTGTTCAGCGGAGAATGCCTTAGTTATCGTTGAAAGCGTTTACGATGATTTAGTTGCTCATTTACAAGCTGAAGGCGGCCATTTAGCCACATCTGAGGAAAAGACCAAGTTACAAAGCGCTATGTGGGAAGATGGGCATCTTAGTCGTCATATTGTAGCTCAACCAGCAGGTAAGATTGCAGACCTTGCAGGTATAAACATTGGCGAAAAAGAGGTATTTATCATGGTTGAGGAAGATGGTGTTGGACCGGATTATCCTTTCTCAGGTGAGAAGATGTCCGTTGTGGTGACGCTGTATAAGGTAAAAGATTTCGACGCTGCTGTAGCCAAAGTCAATGACATCACAGGTTACCAAGGTGCTGGTCACTCATGTGGTATACATACAACCGATCAAGATAGAGTCGAAACATTAGGAAATAAAGTTAAGGTTAGCCGTATCATGGTTAGGCAACCGCAATGCTATGCCAATAGCGGCAACTGGGATAACGGTATGCCCTTTACATTAACACTTGGTTGCGGTACTTGGGGTGGTAATGTATCTTCTGAGAACATTACTTGGAAGCAATTTATTAATGTCACTTGGGTATCTGAACCCATTAAAGAAGTCATTCCTTCAGATGAAGAATTATTTGGTGATTTAGCTAAGTAA
- a CDS encoding LacI family DNA-binding transcriptional regulator yields MMKITIKDIAEKANVSVATVSRVVNNKSKGVGEDTRKRILELVEEYNYQPSAVARGLVTKKSKIIGLIIPDLTNPFYPKMAKGIEDEASKHGYNIILCDGNNSMDKEAAYLDFLGEHYVCGIIYNNFKNISDTILNKILKSSLPLVFIDSKPEIKGCKCVYLDNHKAMYDMIEYLIHNGHRRIGFMTGPLDSYSINERYKGYLKALEDNGIAIDSDLVVQGEYAIKDGYDAMERLLETGTDMTAVACCNDLMAIGAMEKIEELGMCVPEDISVVGFDNIEMTRLVRPKLTTVAQPIYDMGREAARMIINIIEGHGKHTQDNLVFEPSLVIRDSVKKIEK; encoded by the coding sequence ATGATGAAAATAACCATAAAAGATATCGCTGAGAAAGCAAACGTGTCCGTAGCCACAGTTTCCAGGGTTGTTAATAACAAAAGTAAAGGTGTAGGTGAGGACACAAGGAAACGAATACTTGAACTTGTTGAGGAATATAATTACCAGCCAAGTGCTGTAGCACGGGGGCTTGTGACGAAAAAATCCAAAATTATTGGTTTGATTATACCCGATTTAACCAATCCTTTTTACCCTAAAATGGCAAAAGGAATAGAAGATGAAGCCTCAAAACATGGTTATAACATCATCTTATGTGATGGCAACAATTCCATGGATAAAGAAGCGGCATATTTGGATTTTCTTGGTGAACACTATGTATGCGGTATTATTTATAATAATTTTAAAAACATCAGTGACACCATTTTGAACAAGATTCTAAAAAGCTCCTTACCACTGGTTTTTATTGATTCGAAACCAGAGATAAAAGGCTGTAAATGTGTATATCTGGATAATCACAAGGCCATGTATGATATGATTGAATACCTCATACATAATGGTCACCGGCGCATTGGGTTTATGACGGGACCTCTTGATAGTTATTCCATTAATGAACGGTATAAAGGGTATCTTAAAGCCCTTGAAGACAACGGTATTGCTATTGATTCTGATTTAGTGGTACAAGGAGAGTATGCCATCAAAGATGGTTATGATGCTATGGAAAGATTACTGGAAACAGGAACAGACATGACAGCTGTTGCTTGTTGTAATGATCTTATGGCCATCGGTGCAATGGAAAAGATAGAAGAACTTGGCATGTGTGTACCAGAAGATATATCTGTCGTAGGTTTTGATAACATTGAAATGACACGATTAGTACGGCCTAAGTTGACTACCGTTGCTCAACCCATCTACGATATGGGAAGAGAAGCAGCCCGTATGATTATCAATATTATAGAAGGTCATGGTAAGCATACTCAAGATAATCTCGTTTTTGAGCCCAGTCTAGTGATCAGGGATTCTGTAAAAAAAATAGAAAAATAG
- a CDS encoding ABC transporter permease: MQNNKQKADNKSTVIMLTKKPKDTFASQKAFLSKYGIVLVLIVMFVLMSFMSPVFMTAKNLFNVVRQISVIGLISLGVTLVIIAKGIDLSSGSVLAVAAVVAASLGQQGDWQAKMFPNLPEMIVLVPIIAALLVGLIAGLINGTLIAKTGIPPFIATLGMMVSARGFAQIYSNGRPVSTLTKSYQWFGQSYVLGFGDFRGIPVPVILYIIMILITYILLNHTRFGKNIFAIGGNIHAAEVSGINVDRNLIKIYAYAGLLAGLAGFVLSARVNTGQPGMGMSYELDAIAATTIGGTSHSGGIGTIWGAVVGALILGILNNGLNLLGVSGYYQQVFKGVIIVGAVIIDMRKNKKKK; the protein is encoded by the coding sequence ATGCAAAACAATAAGCAAAAGGCTGATAACAAATCAACCGTTATTATGTTAACTAAAAAGCCAAAAGATACATTTGCTTCTCAAAAAGCGTTTTTAAGTAAGTATGGTATCGTACTTGTTTTAATCGTCATGTTTGTACTCATGAGTTTTATGTCACCTGTTTTTATGACAGCTAAGAACCTGTTCAATGTGGTGAGACAGATATCGGTCATTGGATTAATTTCTTTAGGGGTAACCCTTGTTATTATCGCTAAAGGGATTGACCTATCATCCGGTTCTGTATTAGCCGTTGCAGCGGTTGTAGCAGCTAGTCTAGGGCAACAAGGTGACTGGCAAGCAAAAATGTTTCCTAATCTACCAGAAATGATTGTGCTTGTACCGATTATAGCGGCTCTCTTAGTGGGACTCATTGCTGGATTGATCAATGGTACGCTCATTGCAAAAACGGGTATACCCCCTTTTATTGCTACCTTGGGTATGATGGTTTCAGCAAGAGGATTTGCCCAGATTTATTCCAATGGCCGTCCTGTATCGACCCTTACGAAATCCTATCAATGGTTTGGTCAATCCTATGTCTTAGGTTTTGGCGATTTTCGAGGGATTCCTGTTCCGGTTATACTGTATATCATAATGATTTTGATCACCTATATCCTATTGAATCATACCCGTTTTGGCAAGAATATCTTTGCCATTGGCGGTAATATTCATGCGGCAGAGGTATCCGGTATTAATGTGGATCGTAATCTGATTAAAATCTATGCCTATGCTGGATTATTAGCTGGTCTTGCAGGTTTTGTATTATCTGCAAGAGTTAACACAGGACAGCCAGGTATGGGTATGTCTTATGAGCTTGATGCCATTGCAGCAACAACCATTGGTGGTACATCCCACTCAGGGGGGATTGGTACCATATGGGGGGCTGTGGTTGGTGCTTTAATTTTAGGTATCCTAAATAATGGACTGAACTTACTAGGGGTTAGCGGCTATTATCAACAGGTCTTTAAAGGCGTTATCATTGTTGGCGCTGTTATTATTGATATGCGTAAGAATAAAAAGAAAAAATAA
- the iolC gene encoding 5-dehydro-2-deoxygluconokinase: MNNLVFQEDRPLDLIAVGRLAVDLNANEIHRPMEETNTFTKYLGGSPANISVAVSRLGLKAGFIGRVADDPLGRFILQYLGDNNIDASHVVVDKSGAKTGLAFTEIKSPTDCSILMYRSDAVDLKLEVTDVKEEYIKRAKAVLISGTALAASPSREAVFAVLELARKHNTVVFFDIDYRPYTWKSVEETAIYYSLAAEKCDVIIGTREEFDMLEMFSNPGNTNDGVTAKKWFDFNAKIMVIKHGKKGSFAYTLEGDQYTGAVFPVIPVKTFGAGDSYAGGFIYGLMQGYDPGKAMEIGAASASIVVSSHSCSDAMPGIDKIERFIEQYDGEKAYDVEQI, from the coding sequence ATGAACAACTTAGTTTTTCAGGAAGACAGACCGTTAGATTTAATTGCTGTAGGTCGTTTAGCTGTCGACTTAAATGCCAACGAGATTCATCGTCCAATGGAAGAAACAAATACCTTTACAAAATATTTAGGTGGTTCGCCTGCTAACATCTCAGTTGCTGTATCAAGGCTTGGTCTAAAAGCAGGGTTTATCGGCAGAGTAGCAGATGATCCATTAGGTCGTTTTATTCTTCAGTATTTAGGTGATAACAACATCGACGCTTCTCATGTGGTAGTTGATAAATCCGGAGCTAAGACAGGTCTTGCCTTTACAGAAATTAAGTCACCTACGGATTGCAGTATTCTAATGTACCGATCAGATGCCGTTGATCTAAAACTAGAAGTAACTGATGTGAAGGAAGAGTATATTAAGCGTGCAAAAGCTGTTCTTATTTCAGGTACGGCACTTGCTGCAAGTCCCTCAAGGGAAGCCGTATTTGCCGTATTGGAACTGGCAAGAAAACATAATACGGTTGTTTTCTTTGATATTGATTATCGCCCGTATACATGGAAATCTGTTGAGGAAACAGCTATTTATTATAGTTTGGCAGCTGAAAAATGTGATGTGATTATTGGTACCCGTGAAGAGTTTGATATGCTAGAGATGTTTTCCAACCCAGGTAATACAAATGATGGCGTTACAGCTAAGAAGTGGTTCGATTTCAACGCTAAGATCATGGTGATCAAACATGGTAAAAAAGGGTCTTTTGCTTATACATTAGAAGGTGATCAGTATACAGGAGCAGTATTTCCTGTCATACCTGTGAAGACTTTTGGTGCTGGTGATTCTTATGCCGGCGGCTTTATTTATGGCTTGATGCAAGGATATGACCCAGGTAAAGCCATGGAGATCGGTGCGGCATCCGCTTCTATTGTGGTATCCAGTCATAGCTGTTCTGACGCAATGCCTGGGATTGATAAGATTGAACGGTTTATAGAGCAATATGATGGAGAAAAGGCTTATGATGTTGAGCAAATCTAA
- a CDS encoding 5-deoxy-glucuronate isomerase, translated as MVEHQKEPYAYGYNAITELEGKHGDMRMDVGIIRVKDGFSYENHEAKERAILLIEGEVTFEWDGYRETMKRVSCFDDNPVCLHVPRDTKVVITGKDESELCYEAVENDNMFEAKLYGQEDTVSEVFGKDVLGNTSNRTVRTIIDDDIAPYSNLVIGEVINHPGKSSSYPPHYHVQPEVYHYRFLPDTGYGFSLIGDDAYKVEHRSTSCIRSNVVHPQCSAPGYAMYYVWMIPHIEEKRWLKDRTFEEKHVWLLDEDVEVWGEK; from the coding sequence ATGGTAGAACATCAAAAAGAACCTTATGCCTATGGGTATAATGCCATTACGGAGCTTGAAGGAAAACATGGTGATATGCGTATGGACGTTGGTATTATTCGTGTGAAAGATGGTTTTTCATATGAAAATCATGAGGCAAAAGAAAGAGCCATTCTATTAATAGAAGGGGAAGTGACTTTTGAATGGGATGGTTATAGGGAAACAATGAAGCGTGTGAGTTGCTTTGATGACAATCCAGTGTGTTTGCATGTACCGAGAGATACGAAAGTGGTTATCACGGGTAAGGATGAATCAGAACTGTGTTATGAGGCAGTTGAGAATGATAACATGTTTGAGGCTAAATTATATGGGCAAGAAGATACTGTCAGTGAGGTATTTGGTAAGGATGTTCTTGGCAATACGTCTAATCGTACAGTAAGAACCATTATTGATGATGATATAGCGCCTTATTCTAATCTTGTTATAGGTGAAGTCATTAATCATCCTGGTAAATCGTCTTCGTATCCGCCTCATTATCATGTACAACCGGAAGTATATCATTATCGTTTTTTACCGGATACGGGATATGGTTTTAGTTTAATTGGTGATGATGCTTATAAAGTAGAGCATAGGAGTACATCTTGTATAAGGAGTAATGTGGTGCATCCGCAGTGTTCGGCGCCGGGGTATGCTATGTATTATGTATGGATGATTCCTCATATTGAAGAGAAGCGTTGGTTGAAGGATAGGACGTTTGAGGAGAAGCATGTTTGGTTGTTGGATGAGGATGTGGAGGTTTGGGGGGAGAAGTAG
- the iolG gene encoding inositol 2-dehydrogenase, whose amino-acid sequence MTLQDYRFEGKMKKIKIGAVGLGRLGYQHAENIAFKIPGAELVALCDKDEVKLNKTADAWGIPNRYTDYEDMITNQALDAVVISSPSSLHTTQIAQALDAGLHVFSEKPLGTNLEECKIAEEAVERHPELVFMLGFMRRYDPSYAYAREKIRNGDIGNVVLFRGYSQDPESCIEGAIAYAGHSGGQFIDMAVHDIDLARWMVDSEPITIHAIGGCYAHQEFGAFKDGDNVAALMQMENDAMVFLFAGRTAPHGYNVETEIIGTKATLRIASVPQKNMVEILDHHGVRQECSQDFLERFEQAYLAEINEFIKCIHDHRKPEVTVYDGTKTTEIAYQCKKAFETNELIRM is encoded by the coding sequence ATGACTTTACAAGATTACCGTTTCGAAGGGAAGATGAAGAAGATAAAAATTGGTGCAGTTGGTCTTGGTCGTTTGGGATATCAACATGCTGAAAATATAGCTTTTAAAATACCAGGGGCCGAGCTTGTTGCTCTATGTGATAAAGATGAAGTGAAGTTAAATAAAACAGCAGATGCTTGGGGCATCCCCAATCGCTATACAGATTATGAGGACATGATAACGAATCAGGCATTAGATGCAGTTGTGATTTCGTCACCTTCCAGCTTACATACAACGCAGATAGCACAGGCTCTTGATGCAGGACTACATGTATTCTCTGAGAAGCCATTAGGTACGAATCTAGAGGAATGTAAGATAGCGGAAGAAGCTGTTGAGCGTCATCCAGAATTAGTATTTATGCTGGGTTTTATGAGGCGCTATGACCCTTCTTATGCTTATGCAAGAGAAAAAATTAGAAATGGGGACATTGGCAATGTGGTCTTATTTAGAGGTTATTCTCAAGACCCAGAGAGTTGTATCGAGGGAGCCATTGCTTATGCTGGACATAGCGGCGGACAATTTATTGATATGGCCGTTCACGATATTGATCTTGCCCGTTGGATGGTAGACTCAGAGCCAATAACCATCCATGCCATTGGTGGTTGTTATGCCCATCAGGAGTTTGGGGCGTTCAAGGATGGGGATAATGTAGCGGCTCTTATGCAGATGGAAAATGATGCCATGGTATTTTTATTTGCAGGTCGGACTGCACCACATGGGTATAATGTAGAAACTGAAATTATTGGTACGAAAGCCACATTAAGGATTGCCAGTGTACCACAAAAAAATATGGTTGAGATATTGGACCATCATGGTGTACGCCAAGAGTGTTCTCAGGATTTCTTGGAGCGCTTTGAACAAGCTTACTTGGCAGAGATTAATGAATTTATTAAGTGTATACATGACCATAGAAAACCAGAAGTTACGGTTTATGATGGTACCAAGACAACGGAGATTGCTTATCAGTGTAAAAAGGCATTTGAAACCAATGAATTAATACGTATGTAA
- a CDS encoding class II fructose-bisphosphate aldolase: MLVNMVKMMKEAAVADKAVPGFNVYGYEDAKMVIEVAEALNAPAILMTNKDAVAHMDVKYQAALYGAMGEDTDIPVCVHLDHGKDYALCAKAICAGYTSVMYDGSGLPLEENIRQTQEVVRLAHACAISVEAEIGCVGYNDPSIHAIAMYTDPAEAKQFAEETGVDALAVAVGTLHRMQVQDAKIQYERLEQIQELTDVPLVIHGSTGLTDDDLTKLAATSVAKVNIGTALRMAFGHTLREEIMADSQAFDRIKCFKRPMEAIKEVIHQKYKRLGW, from the coding sequence ATGTTAGTCAATATGGTTAAGATGATGAAAGAAGCTGCTGTTGCAGATAAAGCCGTTCCAGGGTTTAACGTATATGGATACGAAGATGCTAAGATGGTCATTGAAGTAGCAGAAGCGTTAAATGCGCCTGCCATTCTTATGACCAATAAAGATGCTGTAGCCCATATGGATGTCAAGTATCAGGCAGCCTTATATGGAGCAATGGGTGAAGACACGGACATTCCAGTATGTGTACATCTGGACCATGGAAAAGATTATGCGTTATGTGCTAAGGCAATTTGTGCAGGATATACGTCGGTGATGTATGATGGTTCAGGACTGCCATTAGAGGAAAACATACGTCAAACACAAGAAGTTGTTCGTCTTGCACACGCGTGCGCAATATCTGTAGAGGCTGAAATCGGTTGTGTTGGTTATAACGATCCATCCATTCATGCAATAGCCATGTACACAGACCCAGCAGAAGCCAAGCAATTTGCAGAAGAAACAGGTGTTGATGCATTGGCTGTAGCTGTGGGAACACTTCACCGTATGCAGGTACAAGATGCGAAGATTCAATATGAACGTTTAGAACAGATACAGGAGCTGACAGACGTACCATTGGTGATTCATGGTTCAACAGGTCTTACAGATGATGATTTAACGAAGCTTGCTGCTACAAGCGTCGCAAAAGTCAATATCGGTACAGCACTTCGCATGGCTTTTGGTCATACCCTGCGTGAAGAAATAATGGCTGATTCACAGGCATTTGATCGTATTAAATGCTTTAAAAGGCCTATGGAAGCCATAAAAGAAGTCATTCATCAGAAATATAAGCGACTAGGTTGGTAG